The following are from one region of the Variovorax sp. V213 genome:
- a CDS encoding helix-turn-helix domain-containing protein has translation MNTSRTHSSKASQPGARDPFGVHLRHWRTRRRLSQLDLAQEAEVSTRHLSYVETGRAAPSREMVLRLAERLDVPLRERNALLVAAGFAPMYRQRSLDDPAMASARRAVDLVLKGHEPFPALAVDRHWNLVAHNALVPMLMAGAAPELVKPPINVLRLSLHPDGLASRIANLAQWRAHLLERLQQQIAATGDTVLQALHDELEAYPTPQVSHDTPAADTDLSGVVVPFQLATPNGVLSFISTTTIFGTPVDVTLQELAVESFFPADAQTAAALAALAAPPAG, from the coding sequence ATGAACACTTCCCGCACCCACTCGTCCAAGGCCAGCCAGCCCGGCGCACGCGACCCGTTCGGCGTGCACCTGCGGCACTGGCGCACCCGCCGCCGGTTGAGCCAGCTCGACCTGGCGCAGGAAGCCGAGGTCTCGACCCGTCACCTGAGCTACGTGGAAACCGGCCGCGCCGCGCCCAGCCGCGAAATGGTGCTGCGCCTGGCCGAACGGCTCGACGTGCCGCTGCGCGAGCGCAATGCGCTGCTGGTGGCGGCGGGCTTCGCGCCGATGTACAGGCAGCGCTCGCTCGACGACCCTGCCATGGCGTCGGCACGCCGGGCAGTGGACCTGGTGCTGAAGGGCCATGAGCCGTTTCCCGCATTGGCGGTCGACCGGCACTGGAACCTGGTGGCGCACAACGCACTGGTGCCGATGCTGATGGCCGGCGCCGCGCCCGAACTGGTGAAGCCGCCCATCAACGTGCTTCGCCTGAGCCTGCACCCCGACGGACTGGCCTCGCGCATTGCCAATCTGGCGCAGTGGCGCGCCCATCTGCTCGAACGATTGCAGCAGCAGATTGCCGCCACCGGCGACACGGTGCTGCAGGCCTTGCACGATGAACTCGAGGCCTACCCCACGCCCCAGGTGAGCCATGACACACCCGCCGCGGACACCGACCTCTCGGGTGTCGTGGTGCCCTTTCAACTGGCCACGCCGAACGGTGTGCTGAGCTTCATCAGCACCACGACCATCTTCGGCACGCCGGTGGACGTCACGCTGCAGGAGCTGGCGGTAGAGTCGTTCTTTCCGGCGGATGCGCAGACGGCCGCGGCGCTCGCTGCACTCGCCGCACCGCCGGCCGGCTGA
- a CDS encoding bifunctional aconitate hydratase 2/2-methylisocitrate dehydratase gives MLQAYVDHVAERAALGIPPLPLSAKQTAEAIELLKSANAKDGAFLLDLLTYRVPAGVDDAAKVKASYLAAVAHGTEKNAFISRARATELLGTMLGGYNISPMIDLLDDAEVGAVAAEGLKKTLLMFDQFHDVKEKADKGNANAKGVLQSWADAEWFTSRPEVPESITVSIFKVAGEINTDDLSPAPDATTRPDIPMHALAMHKNARPGIVPEEDGKRGPVKFIEDLRARGHLVAYAGDVVGTGSSRKSATNSVLWFTGEDIPFVPNKRFGGVCLGGKIAPIFYNTMEDSGALPIELDVSQMNMGDVVELRPYDGKAFKDGKVIAEFKVKSDVLFDEVRAGGRIPLIIGRGLTAKAREALGLPASTLFRLPQSPVDTKKGFSLAQKMVGRACGLPEGQGVRPGTYCEPKMTSVGSQDTTGPMTRDELKDLACLGFSADLVMQSFCHTAAYPKKVDVKMHHELPEFMANRGGVSLRPGDGVIHSWLNRLLTPDTVGTGGDSHTRFPIGISFPAGSGLVAFAAATGVMPLDMPESVLVRFKGKMQPGVTLRDLVNAIPLYAIKSGLLTVEKKGKKNIFSGRILEIEGLPDLKVEQAFELSDASAERSAAGCTVHLNKEPIIEYINSNITLMKWMIAEGYADARTLARRIAAQEAWLADPQLLKGDADADYAAVIEIDLAEIHEPIVACPNDPDDVKTLSDVAGAAIDEVFIGSCMTNIGHFRAASKLLEGKRDIPVKLWIAPPTKMDAQQLTEEGHYGVFGNAGARTEMPGCSLCMGNQAQVREGATVMSTSTRNFPNRLGKNTNVYLGSAELAAICSRLGRIPTREEYMAATGVLDASSAQIYQYLNFDKIDDYKTEANAAAVA, from the coding sequence ATGTTGCAAGCCTACGTTGACCATGTTGCCGAACGCGCCGCGCTCGGTATTCCGCCGCTGCCATTGAGCGCGAAGCAAACCGCCGAAGCCATCGAGCTCCTCAAGAGCGCGAATGCCAAGGACGGTGCTTTCCTGCTCGATCTGCTCACCTATCGCGTGCCCGCCGGCGTCGATGACGCGGCCAAGGTCAAGGCGAGCTATTTGGCAGCCGTGGCTCACGGTACCGAGAAGAACGCGTTCATCTCGCGCGCCCGTGCCACCGAATTGCTCGGCACCATGCTCGGCGGCTACAACATCAGCCCGATGATCGACCTGCTCGACGACGCCGAAGTCGGCGCCGTGGCGGCCGAAGGCCTGAAGAAAACCCTGTTGATGTTCGACCAGTTCCATGACGTCAAGGAAAAGGCCGACAAGGGCAACGCCAACGCCAAGGGCGTGCTGCAGAGCTGGGCCGACGCCGAATGGTTCACCAGCCGTCCCGAAGTGCCCGAGAGCATCACGGTCAGCATCTTCAAGGTGGCCGGTGAAATCAACACCGACGACCTCTCTCCCGCACCCGACGCCACCACGCGTCCCGACATTCCGATGCACGCCCTGGCGATGCACAAGAACGCCCGCCCCGGCATCGTGCCCGAAGAAGACGGCAAGCGCGGCCCGGTGAAGTTCATCGAAGACCTGCGCGCGCGCGGCCACCTCGTGGCCTATGCCGGCGACGTGGTCGGCACCGGCTCTTCGCGCAAGAGCGCCACCAACTCGGTGCTCTGGTTCACCGGCGAAGACATTCCCTTCGTGCCCAACAAGCGCTTCGGCGGCGTCTGCCTCGGCGGCAAGATCGCTCCCATCTTCTACAACACCATGGAAGACTCGGGCGCGCTGCCCATCGAGCTCGACGTGAGCCAGATGAACATGGGCGACGTGGTCGAACTGCGTCCCTACGACGGCAAGGCTTTCAAGGACGGCAAGGTCATCGCCGAGTTCAAGGTCAAGAGCGACGTGCTGTTCGACGAAGTGCGCGCCGGCGGCCGCATTCCGCTGATCATCGGCCGCGGCCTCACGGCCAAGGCGCGCGAAGCGCTGGGCCTGCCGGCTTCGACGCTGTTCCGCCTGCCGCAAAGCCCGGTCGACACCAAGAAGGGCTTCTCGCTCGCGCAGAAGATGGTCGGCCGCGCCTGCGGCCTGCCCGAAGGTCAGGGCGTTCGCCCGGGCACGTATTGCGAACCCAAGATGACCTCGGTCGGCTCGCAGGACACCACCGGCCCGATGACGCGCGACGAGCTGAAGGACCTGGCCTGCCTGGGTTTCTCGGCCGACCTCGTGATGCAGTCGTTCTGCCACACGGCGGCGTACCCGAAGAAGGTCGACGTCAAGATGCACCACGAACTCCCCGAGTTCATGGCCAACCGCGGCGGCGTTTCGCTGCGCCCCGGCGACGGCGTGATCCACAGCTGGCTCAACCGCCTGCTCACGCCCGACACCGTCGGCACCGGCGGCGACAGCCACACCCGTTTCCCCATCGGCATCAGCTTCCCCGCGGGCTCCGGCCTGGTGGCCTTCGCGGCCGCCACCGGCGTGATGCCGCTGGACATGCCCGAATCGGTGCTCGTGCGCTTCAAGGGCAAGATGCAGCCCGGCGTCACGCTGCGCGACCTGGTCAATGCCATTCCGCTGTACGCCATCAAGAGCGGCCTGCTCACGGTCGAGAAGAAGGGCAAGAAGAACATCTTCTCGGGCCGCATCCTCGAAATCGAAGGCCTGCCCGACCTGAAGGTCGAGCAAGCCTTCGAACTGAGCGACGCCTCCGCCGAACGCTCGGCCGCCGGCTGCACGGTGCACCTGAACAAGGAGCCGATCATCGAGTACATCAACAGCAACATCACGCTGATGAAGTGGATGATTGCCGAGGGCTACGCCGACGCCCGCACGCTGGCCCGCCGGATCGCCGCGCAGGAAGCCTGGCTTGCGGACCCGCAGCTGCTCAAGGGCGATGCCGACGCCGACTACGCCGCCGTCATCGAGATCGACCTGGCCGAGATCCACGAACCCATCGTGGCCTGCCCGAACGACCCTGACGACGTGAAGACGCTGAGCGACGTGGCCGGTGCGGCCATCGACGAAGTGTTCATCGGTTCGTGCATGACCAACATCGGCCACTTCCGCGCAGCGTCGAAGCTGCTCGAAGGCAAGCGCGACATCCCGGTCAAGCTGTGGATTGCGCCGCCCACCAAGATGGACGCGCAGCAACTCACCGAAGAAGGCCACTACGGCGTGTTCGGCAATGCCGGTGCGCGCACCGAAATGCCGGGCTGCTCGCTGTGCATGGGCAACCAGGCACAGGTGCGCGAAGGCGCCACGGTGATGTCGACCAGCACCCGCAACTTCCCCAACCGACTGGGCAAGAACACCAACGTGTACCTGGGCTCGGCCGAACTGGCCGCGATCTGCTCGCGCCTCGGCCGCATCCCCACGCGGGAAGAGTACATGGCCGCGACGGGCGTGCTCGATGCGTCGAGCGCCCAGATCTACCAGTACCTGAACTTCGACAAGATCGACGACTACAAGACCGAAGCGAACGCCGCGGCCGTGGCCTGA
- a CDS encoding CoA ester lyase: protein MTKSVHPGEVLLGAQAGAVTLPVCDHYSGVEARMKKSLALQAEMADEFGACVFDVTLDCEDGAPVGGEAEHAALVTELALAARPGMRVGVRVHPVDHPAFAGDVITIAGGAGHRLSHLMVPKVESVADVVQAVAALEAADADALPLHVLIESPLAVHNAFEIAAHPRVQSLSFGLMDFVSAHAGAIPADGMGAVGQFTHPLVVRAKLAIASAAHAYGKVPSHCVVTEFKDTDAMRMAARKAATEFGYTRMWSIHPNQIRPILEAFAPDEAQIQIATKIITNAALANWAPTQIDGTLHDRASYRHFWQVLTRAHATGRVLPPEAKAWFALAAS, encoded by the coding sequence ATGACGAAGTCCGTTCATCCCGGCGAAGTGTTGCTCGGCGCGCAGGCCGGGGCCGTGACGCTGCCGGTGTGCGACCATTACAGCGGCGTCGAAGCGCGCATGAAGAAGAGCCTGGCGCTGCAGGCCGAGATGGCCGACGAATTCGGCGCCTGCGTGTTCGACGTCACCCTCGATTGCGAAGACGGCGCTCCCGTGGGCGGCGAGGCGGAACATGCCGCGCTCGTGACCGAACTCGCGCTGGCGGCCAGGCCCGGCATGCGCGTGGGCGTGCGCGTCCATCCGGTCGATCACCCGGCGTTCGCGGGCGACGTGATCACCATTGCGGGCGGCGCCGGCCACAGGCTCAGCCACCTGATGGTGCCCAAGGTCGAGTCCGTGGCCGACGTGGTGCAGGCGGTGGCGGCACTCGAGGCCGCGGATGCCGACGCGCTGCCGCTGCACGTGCTCATCGAATCGCCGCTGGCCGTGCACAACGCGTTCGAGATTGCGGCGCATCCGCGCGTGCAATCGCTGAGTTTCGGCCTGATGGATTTCGTTTCCGCCCATGCGGGCGCCATTCCCGCCGATGGCATGGGGGCCGTCGGCCAGTTCACGCACCCGCTGGTGGTGCGCGCCAAGCTGGCCATCGCATCCGCGGCGCATGCGTACGGCAAGGTGCCGTCGCATTGCGTGGTTACCGAGTTCAAGGACACCGACGCCATGCGCATGGCAGCCCGCAAGGCGGCCACCGAATTCGGCTACACACGCATGTGGAGCATTCATCCGAACCAGATCCGGCCCATCCTCGAGGCTTTTGCGCCGGACGAGGCGCAGATTCAAATTGCCACAAAAATCATTACAAATGCGGCCCTCGCAAATTGGGCGCCGACCCAAATCGATGGCACATTGCACGACCGCGCGAGCTATCGCCATTTCTGGCAAGTGCTGACGCGTGCCCACGCAACAGGGCGCGTGTTGCCTCCAGAGGCAAAAGCCTGGTTTGCACTCGCGGCCTCCTGA
- the tam gene encoding trans-aconitate 2-methyltransferase, with translation MLDWNPALYRRYENERTRPAQELLARVPLPEAVRVADLGCGPGNSTELLVHRFPKAHVVGTDNSEAMLASARERLPQARFELSDIATWAPQEAPDLIYANAALQWVPDHQKLIPRLFAALAPGGVLAIQMPDNREEPTHRLMRAVAAEAPWAEPIGDADRLRTLLLPLGGYYDLLAPDAAKVDVWHTIYQHPMADAAAIVEWVRGTGLKPFVDRLPADLRASYLAEYERRVDEAYPARTDGKRLLAFPRMFIVAQRKA, from the coding sequence ATGCTCGACTGGAACCCCGCGCTCTACCGTCGCTACGAGAACGAGCGCACCCGACCCGCACAGGAACTCCTGGCGCGGGTGCCGTTGCCGGAGGCCGTCCGCGTGGCCGACCTCGGCTGCGGGCCGGGCAATTCCACCGAGCTGCTGGTCCATCGGTTCCCGAAGGCGCACGTCGTCGGGACCGACAACTCCGAAGCCATGCTGGCCAGTGCGCGCGAGCGCCTGCCGCAGGCGCGCTTCGAGTTGAGCGACATCGCGACCTGGGCGCCGCAAGAAGCGCCCGACCTCATTTATGCCAACGCGGCCCTGCAATGGGTGCCGGACCACCAAAAGCTGATCCCGCGCCTGTTCGCTGCGCTGGCCCCGGGTGGCGTGCTTGCCATCCAGATGCCCGACAACCGCGAAGAGCCCACGCACCGCCTGATGCGCGCCGTGGCGGCCGAGGCCCCATGGGCCGAGCCCATCGGCGATGCCGACCGGCTGCGCACGCTGCTGCTTCCGCTCGGCGGCTACTACGACCTGCTGGCGCCCGATGCGGCCAAGGTCGATGTGTGGCACACCATCTACCAGCACCCCATGGCCGATGCCGCGGCCATCGTCGAATGGGTGCGCGGCACGGGCCTGAAGCCTTTCGTCGACCGGCTGCCGGCCGACCTGCGGGCCAGCTATCTGGCCGAGTACGAGCGCCGCGTGGACGAGGCCTATCCGGCCCGTACCGACGGCAAGCGATTGCTGGCCTTTCCGCGCATGTTCATCGTGGCGCAGAGAAAAGCATGA
- a CDS encoding malate dehydrogenase, with protein MSKKPVRVAVTGAAGQIGYALLFRIASGEMLGKDQPVILQLLEIPDEKAQKALKGVMMELDDCAFPLLAGMEAHGDPMTAFKDADYALLVGSRPRGPGMERAELLAVNGAIFTAQGKALNAVASRNVKVLVVGNPANTNAYIAMKSAPDLPRKNFTAMLRLDHNRAASQIAAKTGKPVADIEKLVVWGNHSPTMYADYRFATINGDSVAKMINDQEWNANTFLPTVGKRGAAIIEARGLSSAASAANAAIDHMRDWALGTNGKWVTMGIPSDGQYGIPKDTMFGFPVTCENGEYKLVEGLEIDAFSQERINKTLEELQGEQAGVAHLI; from the coding sequence ATGAGCAAAAAGCCCGTCCGCGTTGCCGTCACCGGTGCCGCCGGTCAAATCGGTTACGCCCTGTTGTTCCGTATCGCGTCCGGCGAAATGCTCGGCAAAGACCAGCCGGTCATCCTTCAGCTGCTCGAAATCCCCGACGAGAAGGCCCAGAAGGCCCTCAAGGGCGTGATGATGGAGCTCGACGATTGCGCCTTCCCGCTGCTGGCCGGCATGGAAGCCCACGGCGACCCGATGACCGCCTTCAAGGACGCCGACTACGCCCTCCTGGTCGGTTCGCGTCCGCGCGGTCCGGGCATGGAGCGTGCCGAGCTGCTGGCGGTCAACGGCGCGATCTTCACCGCGCAGGGCAAGGCGCTGAACGCCGTTGCCAGCCGCAACGTCAAGGTGCTGGTGGTCGGCAACCCGGCCAACACCAACGCCTACATCGCGATGAAGAGCGCCCCTGACCTGCCGCGCAAGAACTTCACCGCCATGCTGCGCCTGGACCACAACCGCGCCGCCAGCCAGATCGCTGCCAAGACCGGCAAGCCCGTGGCCGACATCGAGAAGCTCGTCGTGTGGGGCAACCACTCGCCCACGATGTACGCCGACTACCGCTTTGCCACCATCAACGGTGACAGCGTCGCCAAGATGATCAACGACCAGGAATGGAACGCCAACACCTTCCTGCCGACCGTCGGCAAGCGCGGCGCGGCCATCATCGAAGCACGCGGCCTGTCGTCGGCTGCCTCGGCCGCCAACGCCGCCATCGACCACATGCGCGACTGGGCCCTGGGCACCAACGGCAAGTGGGTCACCATGGGCATTCCGTCGGACGGCCAGTACGGCATTCCGAAGGACACGATGTTCGGCTTCCCGGTCACCTGCGAGAACGGCGAGTACAAGCTGGTCGAAGGTCTCGAGATCGACGCCTTCAGCCAGGAACGCATCAACAAGACCCTGGAAGAGCTGCAAGGCGAACAAGCCGGCGTTGCGCACCTGATCTAA
- a CDS encoding GntR family transcriptional regulator, translated as MNAPSVLEESATPSFSPLYQQIKTLILQSLQAGEWKPGEPIPSEMDLAVRYRVSQGTVRKAIDELAAENLVVRRQGKGTFVATHAEQHVQYRFLKLVPDVGTPSTEGPAERTIVDCRRQRASADVARALGLRTGDAVLQVRRVLAYGGVPTILEDLWLPGAPFKGLTAERLRAWPGPMYAMFETEFGVRMVRAEEKIRAVLPDAEQAALLDVSLQMPLLSVERLAHTYHDMPMELRRGLYRTDTHHYRNQLG; from the coding sequence ATGAATGCCCCCTCCGTCCTCGAAGAATCTGCGACGCCCTCCTTCAGTCCGCTCTACCAGCAGATCAAGACACTGATCCTGCAGAGCCTGCAGGCCGGCGAGTGGAAGCCGGGCGAGCCCATTCCGAGCGAGATGGACCTGGCGGTGCGCTATCGCGTGAGCCAGGGCACGGTGCGCAAGGCCATCGACGAACTCGCGGCCGAAAACCTCGTGGTACGCCGCCAGGGCAAGGGCACCTTCGTCGCCACGCATGCCGAGCAGCACGTGCAATACCGCTTCCTCAAGCTCGTGCCCGATGTCGGCACCCCGAGCACCGAGGGCCCTGCCGAACGCACCATCGTCGATTGCCGCCGCCAGCGCGCCTCGGCCGACGTGGCGCGCGCGCTGGGCCTGCGCACCGGCGATGCGGTGCTGCAGGTGCGGCGCGTGCTCGCCTATGGCGGCGTGCCCACCATCCTCGAGGATCTCTGGCTGCCCGGCGCGCCCTTCAAGGGCCTGACCGCCGAGCGGCTGAGGGCTTGGCCGGGCCCGATGTACGCGATGTTCGAAACCGAATTCGGCGTGCGCATGGTGCGCGCGGAAGAAAAGATCCGCGCCGTGCTGCCCGATGCGGAGCAGGCGGCACTGCTCGACGTGTCGTTGCAGATGCCCTTGCTCAGCGTGGAGCGCCTGGCGCATACGTACCACGACATGCCGATGGAATTGCGCCGCGGCCTCTATCGCACCGATACGCACCACTACCGCAACCAGCTCGGCTGA
- the sdhC gene encoding succinate dehydrogenase, cytochrome b556 subunit: MSELATPPRPPRREFRNINAFTDLTTYRLPPAGIVSILHRVAGVIMFLLLPFIIWMFDTSLSSDYSFARFKAAFSSGLGFVPGWFLKLVVLALIWAYLHHFIAGLRHIWMDVSHAAVTKEFGHSSALVTLVLSVLLTVVLGAKLFGLY; this comes from the coding sequence ATGTCAGAGCTTGCAACCCCTCCCCGGCCACCGCGCCGCGAATTCCGAAACATCAACGCCTTCACCGATCTCACGACCTACCGGTTGCCGCCGGCCGGCATCGTGTCGATCCTGCATCGCGTCGCCGGCGTGATCATGTTCCTGCTGCTGCCGTTCATCATCTGGATGTTCGACACCTCGCTCTCGTCCGATTATTCGTTCGCCAGGTTCAAGGCCGCCTTCAGCAGCGGCCTTGGTTTCGTTCCGGGGTGGTTCCTGAAGCTGGTGGTCCTCGCGCTGATCTGGGCCTACCTGCACCATTTCATCGCCGGCCTGCGCCACATCTGGATGGACGTGAGCCACGCCGCCGTCACCAAGGAGTTCGGACACAGCTCCGCCCTGGTCACGCTGGTCCTGAGCGTTTTGCTCACCGTGGTGCTCGGCGCCAAGCTGTTCGGCCTGTACTGA
- the sdhD gene encoding succinate dehydrogenase, hydrophobic membrane anchor protein yields MSVNYGSKRIVVGAHYGLRDWLSQRITGGLMALFTIILLAQLIFTRGPIGYDLWAGIFAAQWMKVLTFSVIASLLYHVWVGMRDVWMDYVQPVGIRLALQIFTIVWLVGCAGWAIQVLWKI; encoded by the coding sequence ATGTCTGTGAATTACGGCTCCAAGCGCATCGTCGTCGGTGCACATTACGGTTTGCGCGACTGGCTCAGCCAGCGCATCACGGGCGGCCTGATGGCGCTCTTCACGATCATCCTGCTCGCGCAGCTGATCTTCACGCGTGGCCCCATCGGCTACGACCTCTGGGCCGGCATCTTCGCCGCGCAGTGGATGAAGGTACTGACCTTCTCCGTGATCGCTTCCCTGCTTTATCACGTGTGGGTTGGCATGCGCGACGTGTGGATGGACTATGTCCAGCCCGTCGGCATTCGCCTCGCCCTGCAAATTTTCACCATCGTCTGGCTTGTCGGTTGTGCGGGTTGGGCCATTCAAGTGCTTTGGAAGATCTGA